A region from the Ichthyobacterium seriolicida genome encodes:
- a CDS encoding M48 family metalloprotease has product MIMDPNYLLIIAVILYVFIFDEIVNYFNYSYYDKPIPDVLRDVYDRKKYLESQDYKKVNYKFSLFNSLFKVILIVVFILSNGFSFLDELVRNYVDNELLISLIFIGALSFANDIISMPFSYYFTFMIESRFGFNTMTKRLFFLDLIKSLILKLIISATLLSAIIWFYQETGKDFWIYAWIVVISFSVFMNLFYSSIIVSPYFQQTDSIR; this is encoded by the coding sequence ATGATAATGGACCCTAATTACTTACTTATAATCGCTGTTATACTATATGTTTTTATTTTTGATGAAATAGTAAATTATTTCAACTATAGTTATTATGACAAACCCATACCAGACGTTCTTAGAGATGTTTATGACAGAAAAAAGTATTTAGAATCCCAAGATTATAAAAAAGTCAATTATAAATTTTCTCTATTTAATTCTTTATTTAAAGTTATTCTGATCGTAGTATTTATCCTGTCAAATGGCTTTTCATTTCTAGATGAACTAGTTAGAAATTACGTAGATAATGAATTACTTATATCTCTGATTTTTATAGGAGCATTATCGTTTGCAAACGACATTATATCTATGCCTTTTTCTTATTATTTCACATTTATGATAGAGTCTAGATTTGGGTTCAATACAATGACTAAAAGGTTATTTTTTTTAGATTTAATAAAAAGTTTGATTTTAAAACTAATAATTAGCGCAACATTACTATCGGCGATAATATGGTTTTATCAAGAAACAGGGAAAGACTTTTGGATATACGCGTGGATAGTTGTAATATCATTTTCCGTGTTTATGAATCTGTTTTACTCTTCTATTATAGTCAGTCCCTATTTTCAACAGACAGACTCCATTAGATGA
- the menB gene encoding 1,4-dihydroxy-2-naphthoyl-CoA synthase, with the protein MVEWTRIKEYTDIKFEFYNNIAKVTINRPEVYNAFRPETNMEMLDAFDICRERQDIGVVILTGQGDKAFCSGGDQNVKGLGGYIGKDQTPRLNVLDLHKKIRSLPKPVIAMVNGFAIGGGHVLHVVCDLTIASDNARFGQTGPKVGSFDAGFGSSYLARSIGQKKAREIWFLCKQYTAQEALDMGLVNTVVPFSKLEDETIDWCKTILKRSPMAIRMIKRGLNAELDGQVGLMEFAGDATLMYYLMEESQEGKNAFLEKREPDFRKYPKFP; encoded by the coding sequence ATGGTCGAATGGACAAGAATTAAAGAGTATACAGATATAAAATTTGAGTTTTACAATAACATAGCAAAGGTCACTATAAATAGACCTGAAGTTTATAATGCTTTTCGTCCAGAAACCAATATGGAGATGCTAGACGCCTTTGACATATGTAGAGAGAGGCAAGATATAGGCGTGGTGATTCTCACAGGACAAGGAGATAAAGCTTTTTGCTCTGGAGGAGATCAGAATGTAAAAGGTTTGGGAGGATATATAGGAAAAGATCAAACACCTAGGTTAAACGTCTTAGATCTACACAAAAAAATCCGTTCTCTGCCAAAACCTGTTATAGCTATGGTAAATGGATTTGCCATAGGTGGAGGTCATGTGCTTCACGTAGTATGCGATTTGACTATCGCTTCTGATAACGCCCGTTTTGGGCAGACTGGTCCTAAAGTAGGTAGTTTCGATGCTGGTTTTGGTTCGTCCTATCTGGCTAGGAGTATAGGGCAGAAAAAAGCACGTGAAATATGGTTTTTATGCAAGCAGTATACGGCTCAGGAAGCTTTAGATATGGGATTGGTAAATACTGTAGTTCCATTTTCTAAACTAGAGGATGAAACCATAGATTGGTGTAAAACTATCTTGAAGAGAAGTCCAATGGCTATTCGTATGATCAAAAGAGGATTAAACGCTGAATTAGATGGACAAGTAGGGCTAATGGAATTCGCTGGAGATGCTACTCTGATGTATTACCTAATGGAAGAATCTCAAGAAGGGAAAAATGCCTTTCTAGAAAAGAGAGAACCAGATTTTAGAAAATATCCAAAATTTCCATAA